One Aegilops tauschii subsp. strangulata cultivar AL8/78 chromosome 7, Aet v6.0, whole genome shotgun sequence genomic window carries:
- the LOC109761884 gene encoding wall-associated receptor kinase-like 8 gives MKLPEALRFVLALLLLRPATTVGLQRSQEANRVVPSTATLADCPRSCGNLSIDYPFGIGSGCSRQPDFDLRCVENSSAQAAAPRLFLQDGVTEIISDVSGTDQNTDFLAAFSHVISLRSDADVYNISWFPGKSFLFLPVIILNITGCNFDAYMLERSSNTMVGSCTVTCPTEGITDAVARQTCNGTGCCSVVIENMVTSLQFRFVRRRIGKLKLEGKSTRGLLWDTINITSDHAALSWVIRDDQQSSAGSLQNRSDYACRSNHSGYTQSNELSFLGYLCFCDSGYQGNPYILDGCSRDRGFDPYQRRNNCSRMCGNISVPFPFGIEYGCFGRKLFQLNCTNPTTSTLQFNSGPTIIVPTVKYININEGLLDVYYETPFDDRMMSISEGPQLYSSSSSGQSASLHWAVANLTCQEAQQNVSGYACVSTNSTCLGVVYSERGGPLGYRCTCVTGFDGNPYTTNGCQDVDECQTLMCKSTKGQSLPLGIAIGISVASGILLFILSANFIVRRWKRGIQKKLRRKYFRTNQGLLLEQLISGDENANDTTKIFSLAELEKATNNFDPTRIVGRGGHGMVYKGILSDQRVVAIKKSKVIAQIEITQFINEVAILSQINHRNIVKLFGCCLETEVPLLVYDFIPNGSLFGVLHNPNSNSSLSWDDCLRIAIEAAGALSYLHSAASVSIFHRDVKSTNILLDGNYTAKVSDFGASRLVPIDQTHVMTNIQGTFGYLDPEYYHTGILNEKSDVYSFGAVLVELLLRKEPIFTTDSGLKQNLSNYFLWEIREKPLAEIVAAHVLEEATEEEISGVAGVAEICLRLRGEERPTMKQVEMKLQHLRLERLRMRELAAKDQDIQPLSTVQSQVAHRSLATAGRKVGSSNSSSERSQNCYSLEQEFMSSATLPR, from the exons ATGAAGCTCCCCGAGGCACTCCGCTTTGTGCTCGCACTGCTGTTGCTCCGGCCGGCGACAACGGTGGGTTTACAAAGAAGCCAAGAAGCGAACAGGGTGGTTCCTTCCACTGCCACGCTCGCCGATTGTCCAAGGAGTTGTGGCAACCTGAGCATCGACTACCCTTTCGGCATCGGATCCGGCTGCTCCCGGCAGCCGGACTTCGACCTTCGCTGCGTCGAGAACAGCTCCGCGCAGGCTGCTGCTCCCAGGCTTTTCTTGCAAGACGGAGTCACGGAGATCATCTCCGATGTCTCTGGTACAGATCAGAACACGGATTTTCTTGCAGCATTTTCCCATGTCATCTCCTTGAGATCTGACGCCGACGTGTACAACATATCCTGGTTTCCTGGgaaatcttttctttttcttccggtCATCATACTCAACATAACAGGCTGCAACTTCGACGCCTACATGCTCGAACGTTCCTCCAACACGATGGTGGGGAGTTGTACAGTGACATGCCCTACAGAAGGCATCACGGATGCGGTGGCTAGACAGACCTGCAACGGTACAGGATGCTGCTCCGTCGTCATCGAGAACATGGTCACCAGCCTCCAATTCAGATTTGTCCGTCGGAGGATAGGGAAGCTGAAACTGGAGGGAAAGAGTACCCGTGGCCTCCTGTGGGATACAATTAATATAACCAGTGATCACGCTGCTCTGTCCTGGGTAATACGAGACGATCAACAATCATCGGCCGGCAGCTTGCAAAATAGGTCAGACTATGCATGTCGCAGCAACCACAGCGGATATACACAGTCCAACGAGTTATCATTTCTCGGCTATCTCTGTTTCTGCGATAGTGGTTACCAAGGCAATCCCTATATACTGGATGGCTGCTCCCGTGATAGAG GTTTCGATCCGTATCAACGGAGGAATAATTGCTCCAGGATGTGTGGGAATATTAGTGTTCCTTTTCCCTTTGGCATAGAATACGGTTGTTTTGGAAGGAAGTTATTTCAGCTCAACTGTACAAATCCTACAACGTCTACGCTGCAATTCAACAGCGGTCCGACAATAATCGTGCCCACTGTGAAGTACATAAATATTAATGAGGGGCTATTGGATGTTTACTACGAAACACCATTTGACGACAGGATGATGAGTATATCTGAAGGACCTCAACTGTACAGCTCTAGTTCTTCCGGGCAATCCGCTTCTCTGCACTGGGCAGTTGCAAATTTAACATGCCAAGAAGCACAACAGAACGTATCAGGATATGCATGCGTTAGCACAAATAGTACATGCTTGGGCGTTGTTTACTCTGAAAGAGGAGGCCCACTTGGTTACCGTTGCACATGTGTAACAGGCTTCGACGGGAATCCATATACCACGAATGGGTGTCAAG ACGTTGACGAGTGCCAGACACTGATGTGTAAATCGACGAAAGGGCAAAGTCTTCCACTAG GTATCGCTATTGGGATCAGCGTTGCCTCTGGCATTCTACTCTTCATCTTAAGTGCAAATTTTATTGTCCGGAGATGGAAAAGAGGCATCCAAAAGAAACTTAGAAGGAAGTATTTTAGAACGAACCAAGGACTTCTCCTGGAACAGCTTATTTCAGGAGATGAAAATGCAAATGACACAACCAAGATTTTCTCACTGGCAGAGTTAGAGAAGGCAACAAATAACTTTGACCCTACACGTATAGTTGGCCGCGGAGGGCATGGCATGGTATACAAAGGCATCTTATCTGATCAACGTGTAGTGGCCATTAAAAAGTCTAAAGTCATAGCACAAATTGAGATTACTCAGTTCATCAACGAGGTTGCTATTCTCTCACAGATAAACCACCGAAATATTGTGAAGCTCTTCGGATGTTGCCTTGAGACTGAGGTCCCACTATTGGTGTATGACTTCATACCTAATGGTTCATTATTTGGTGTTCTTCATAATCCAAACAGCAACTCTTCCTTGTCGTGGGATGATTGCTTAAGAATTGCTATAGAAGCAGCTGGAGCACTTTCTTACCTTCATTCAGCTGCTTCTGTATCAATCTTTCATCGTGATGTGAAGTCGACAAACATACTCCTGGATGGGAATTATACAGCAAAGGTATCAGACTTTGGTGCTTCGAGGTTGGTTCCTATTGACCAGACCCATGTTATGACGAATATACAAGGTACATTTGGGTACTTGGATCCAGAATATTATCACACTGGCATTTTAAATGAGAAGAGTGATGTGTACAGTTTTGGTGCGGTACTTGTGGAGTTGCTCCTTCGAAAGGAGCCTATTTTTACCACTGACTCCGGGCTAAAGCAAAACTTATCCAATTACTTCCTTTGGGAGATAAGGGAGAAACCACTTGCTGAAATTGTAGCTGCTCACGTTCTCGAGGAAGCAACCGAGGAAGAGATTAGTGGTGTAGCCGGTGTTGCGGAGATCTGTTTACGTCTTCGAGGTGAAGAAAGACCTACTATGAAACAAGTCGAGATGAAATTGCAGCATCTGCGATTGGAGAGGTTGAGAATGCGCGAGCTTGCTGCAAAAGACCAAGACATTCAACCTCTGTCGACAGTACAAAGCCAAGTTGCTCATCGGTCTTTAGCCACTGCAGGTCGGAAGGTGGGAAGCTCAAATTCATCTTCCGAGAGAAGCCAAAACTGTTATAGCTTGGAGCAAGAATTTATGTCATCAGCGACTCTACCACGCTAG